The Providencia sp. PROV188 genome includes a region encoding these proteins:
- a CDS encoding DUF2877 domain-containing protein: protein MNRHQSQRQSIYGLTADAHFLHLLHQPSLTGNIEQVFNKAINFSIDNQLYTLLGSQTDNAPNSCRIINKDFSPLNITAGDSVYILNNEIHIGEKYTISFLLCKKWNPPTVYFINEKLTEEKYRYFLQSKINEIDSILNDKTHSLFNYQGDNCFYLESSKKLNELRSSLINLLINKRYQALTHIVSQFVGLGIGLTPSGDDYLVGLMAFLLLKHHPANSCYPSFYQGISQSKANTTPISAITLEKALNQEYRENMHQLIQCLVDGRETNIYPQILEILNIGSSSGCDMLFGIRDALFLTHYFGETHVD, encoded by the coding sequence GTGAACAGACACCAATCTCAGCGGCAAAGCATTTATGGGTTAACGGCTGATGCACATTTCTTGCATCTTTTGCATCAGCCATCATTAACAGGGAATATAGAGCAGGTTTTTAATAAAGCCATTAATTTTTCAATTGATAATCAACTTTATACCTTGCTTGGCTCGCAAACGGATAATGCTCCTAATAGCTGCCGAATTATTAATAAGGATTTTTCACCATTAAATATTACTGCGGGGGATTCTGTTTATATTTTAAATAATGAAATCCATATTGGTGAGAAATATACTATTTCATTTTTATTATGTAAGAAATGGAACCCACCAACGGTTTATTTTATTAATGAAAAATTAACAGAAGAAAAGTACCGTTATTTTCTTCAGTCTAAAATTAACGAAATTGATTCTATTTTAAATGATAAAACACACTCTCTGTTTAACTACCAAGGGGATAATTGTTTTTATCTTGAATCATCAAAAAAATTAAATGAATTACGCTCTAGCTTAATTAATTTATTAATCAATAAACGGTACCAAGCATTAACTCATATTGTGAGCCAGTTTGTTGGGTTAGGAATTGGGTTAACGCCTTCGGGAGATGATTATTTAGTGGGACTAATGGCTTTTTTGTTGTTGAAACATCACCCTGCGAATTCCTGCTATCCGAGCTTTTATCAAGGGATTTCGCAAAGCAAGGCGAATACAACACCCATCAGTGCCATCACGTTAGAAAAAGCATTAAACCAAGAGTATCGCGAAAATATGCATCAACTGATCCAATGTTTAGTTGATGGGCGAGAAACAAATATTTATCCACAAATTTTAGAGATTTTAAATATCGGGTCTAGTTCAGGTTGCGACATGCTATTTGGCATTCGCGATGCGCTGTTTCTGACTCATTATTTCGGAGAAACACATGTCGACTAA
- a CDS encoding ankyrin repeat domain-containing protein, which translates to MTENTLVQDFLKAAEQGQLAILKNCLEKGVDINSTNRQGRTAIVNASLNQHYECVDFLIHAGADINKQDQTCFNPFLLSCLNNDLTLLRLVLPANPNLDLLTRFGGVGITPASEKGHVEIVRELLENTDINVNHTNFVGWTPLLEAIVLNDGGVKQQQIVKMLLDHGANPHMTDKYGKKPLELAQEKGYHEIAELLIAAGA; encoded by the coding sequence ATGACAGAAAACACACTCGTTCAAGATTTTCTTAAAGCAGCAGAACAAGGTCAATTAGCTATTTTAAAAAATTGCCTTGAAAAAGGTGTTGATATTAATAGTACCAATCGCCAAGGTCGCACTGCAATTGTGAATGCCAGTTTAAATCAGCACTATGAGTGCGTTGATTTTCTTATTCATGCGGGTGCTGATATTAATAAACAAGACCAAACGTGTTTTAACCCATTTTTATTAAGTTGCCTAAATAATGATTTAACATTATTACGTTTAGTATTACCTGCTAATCCTAATTTAGATTTACTAACCCGTTTTGGTGGTGTTGGGATCACGCCAGCGAGTGAAAAAGGGCATGTGGAAATTGTGCGTGAATTACTGGAAAACACGGATATTAATGTTAACCACACCAACTTTGTCGGTTGGACTCCATTACTAGAAGCGATTGTGCTGAATGATGGTGGAGTAAAACAGCAGCAAATCGTAAAAATGCTGTTAGATCATGGTGCCAACCCACATATGACAGATAAATACGGTAAAAAGCCGTTAGAGCTGGCACAGGAAAAAGGCTATCACGAAATTGCTGAGTTACTGATTGCAGCGGGTGCGTAA
- a CDS encoding LysR substrate-binding domain-containing protein, with protein MNSIFTEENLLTYTTAAKFASFSKAAEELGITTSAVSYTIKRIETYLDVALFIRDTRNIELTEAGYYFYRKATDLLNNFHLIKKSIDSIEQGIEARVRICINQLIYTPYHTAKLLQILKKQFGTCQITVTTEVYNGVWDAIINNHADIAIGAPGTLMDGGGIDYTEIGAIHWQFAIASSHPLALMPEPIAESQLRLYPNIMVEDTAHTINKRVGWLLHGQEAIQVPDFNTKCQCQILGEGIGFLPDYMVKEHVKTGVLVTKQIQNPRQDSHMLLATQHSATGLVTQWIRKEFMANGVLTELYSDLLKPIAN; from the coding sequence ATGAACTCTATTTTTACTGAAGAAAATTTATTGACCTATACCACCGCGGCTAAATTTGCCAGTTTCAGTAAAGCGGCCGAAGAACTTGGGATTACCACCTCCGCGGTGAGCTACACTATAAAACGTATCGAAACTTATTTAGATGTCGCACTGTTTATCCGCGATACCCGTAATATTGAACTGACCGAAGCGGGATACTATTTTTATCGCAAAGCCACCGACCTTCTGAATAATTTTCATCTCATCAAAAAAAGTATCGACTCCATTGAACAAGGGATTGAAGCCCGTGTTCGCATCTGTATCAATCAGTTGATCTACACCCCTTACCATACGGCGAAGTTGCTACAAATCTTGAAAAAGCAATTTGGTACCTGCCAGATCACTGTGACCACAGAAGTGTATAACGGTGTTTGGGATGCCATTATCAATAACCATGCGGATATTGCGATTGGGGCGCCGGGTACACTCATGGATGGCGGCGGGATTGATTACACAGAAATTGGTGCCATACACTGGCAGTTTGCCATAGCATCTAGCCACCCTTTAGCCTTAATGCCTGAGCCAATTGCCGAAAGCCAGCTTCGCCTCTACCCAAATATTATGGTGGAAGATACGGCGCATACCATCAATAAACGCGTTGGGTGGCTACTGCACGGGCAAGAGGCGATTCAAGTGCCTGATTTCAACACCAAATGCCAGTGCCAAATTTTAGGTGAAGGGATCGGATTCCTACCCGACTATATGGTTAAAGAACATGTAAAAACCGGTGTGTTAGTCACGAAGCAAATACAAAACCCAAGGCAGGATTCTCACATGCTATTAGCCACTCAACACTCTGCGACAGGGCTAGTCACCCAATGGATCAGAAAAGAGTTTATGGCAAATGGGGTCTTAACGGAACTTTACAGTGATTTGCTCAAGCCCATCGCCAATTAA
- a CDS encoding LysR substrate-binding domain-containing protein, whose product MNSLLNFVLLKTFVTVAETGNFTVASQQLNSTQSTLSQQVQRLESLIGQPLFVRGHRMLTLTETGEVLLGYAKNILALNDTFFMKITGNAIIQTLRLGFPEDLTSGLVTPTLAAFMQAHPNVRLEVTSGLSRQLQQRYQHGELDLIIVKQRKGEFHSDYHWSEPLCWLASRQQHVFPSDSVPLIVFPENGLYRNDMFRLLDNEQRPWHITYTCTSLAGIQSAITDGLGVSLLPVRAKLPQHRILTAEEGFPPAQEMELAMHFHKESSEMVSVLAEQLAHQLEPR is encoded by the coding sequence ATGAATTCGTTGCTTAATTTTGTATTATTGAAAACATTCGTTACCGTCGCAGAAACGGGAAATTTTACGGTGGCTTCACAACAATTAAATTCAACGCAATCGACGTTAAGTCAGCAAGTTCAGCGATTAGAAAGTCTTATTGGACAGCCGTTGTTTGTAAGGGGGCATCGGATGTTAACCCTGACAGAAACAGGGGAAGTGTTGCTGGGATACGCGAAAAATATTCTGGCACTTAACGATACGTTTTTTATGAAAATAACAGGCAATGCGATTATTCAAACTCTGCGATTAGGGTTTCCTGAAGATTTGACGTCGGGATTAGTGACACCAACATTGGCGGCATTTATGCAAGCGCATCCTAATGTCCGATTAGAGGTGACTAGCGGGTTGAGTCGCCAACTACAGCAACGCTATCAACATGGTGAGTTGGATTTGATCATTGTGAAACAACGAAAAGGGGAGTTTCATAGTGATTATCATTGGTCAGAGCCTCTTTGCTGGCTAGCGAGTCGCCAGCAACATGTTTTTCCCTCGGATTCTGTTCCTCTGATTGTTTTTCCAGAGAATGGGCTGTACCGGAATGATATGTTTAGGTTGCTAGATAATGAACAACGCCCTTGGCACATTACATACACTTGCACTAGCCTAGCGGGTATCCAAAGTGCGATTACCGACGGATTAGGCGTTAGCCTGTTACCCGTACGCGCGAAATTACCCCAGCATCGGATCTTGACAGCAGAAGAGGGGTTTCCTCCAGCCCAAGAGATGGAACTGGCGATGCATTTCCACAAAGAGTCATCGGAGATGGTTTCAGTATTGGCGGAGCAGTTAGCTCATCAATTAGAACCGCGTTAA
- a CDS encoding nucleoside deaminase, protein MLDKQFLQHAITLAADNVAAGGRPFGAVVVKNEQIIATGVNQMLERHDPTAHAELLALRQAGEVLNSVRLDDCTVYASGQPCPMCLAAIRMSGIKRVVYAYSNQDAEPFGLSTEAIAEALRASPDQQSGLQFIQLKPKDETQSMLYQTWWQQHHA, encoded by the coding sequence ATGCTCGATAAACAATTTTTACAACATGCAATCACCCTCGCCGCTGACAATGTTGCCGCAGGTGGGCGTCCATTTGGTGCAGTGGTCGTCAAAAATGAGCAAATTATTGCCACTGGCGTGAATCAAATGTTGGAGCGACACGACCCTACCGCACACGCTGAATTACTCGCATTACGCCAAGCAGGAGAGGTGCTAAATAGCGTCAGACTCGATGATTGCACCGTTTATGCTAGCGGTCAGCCTTGCCCTATGTGCCTTGCTGCGATCCGCATGTCTGGCATTAAACGTGTTGTTTATGCCTATTCGAACCAAGATGCTGAACCTTTTGGATTATCAACAGAGGCGATAGCTGAAGCATTAAGAGCCTCTCCTGACCAACAAAGTGGTTTGCAATTTATCCAATTAAAACCGAAGGATGAGACGCAATCCATGCTGTATCAAACTTGGTGGCAACAGCATCACGCGTAA
- a CDS encoding cyanate transporter, with the protein MKKPLSASFGLILTIALVGINLRPFMTGPGPVIENIIQTTGMSYQSVSLLTLIPMLLMGFGALVVPALNQKLGDKWGISLAMLLLLIGSFCRLFVSDANALLMTAFLCGMGAAYIQAVFPGLIKFSFPQKMAAMTGLYSATLMVGGALGAQLTPLITHLSGNWQSGLAWLAFPALIALIAVFMNIRSSNTKNTPAQLSVLTYLKLPRAWLLMAGFGLVNAGYATAVTWLAPFFQQQGFSATESGSLVAILTVFQAAAALMIPVLASHNIDRRFWLTVTLVSQALGFAGLILFPNTLPLLWVGLLGCGLGGCFALTIITSLDHIPHPASAGILTALMQAGGFIIAAFGPLVAAALQQFSHSFTPVWLLHCVLVMMTLLLFLRLNPKKYHQIFSVK; encoded by the coding sequence ATGAAAAAACCACTTTCTGCCTCTTTTGGCCTGATTCTGACGATTGCCCTTGTCGGTATTAATTTACGCCCCTTTATGACAGGACCTGGGCCAGTCATCGAAAATATCATTCAAACCACCGGAATGAGCTACCAGAGCGTTTCACTGTTAACGCTGATCCCCATGTTACTCATGGGTTTTGGAGCTTTGGTCGTCCCCGCATTAAATCAAAAATTAGGTGATAAGTGGGGTATCAGCCTCGCGATGCTACTGCTGCTGATAGGCTCTTTCTGCCGATTATTTGTTTCTGATGCGAACGCACTGTTAATGACCGCATTTTTGTGTGGAATGGGAGCGGCTTATATTCAAGCGGTTTTCCCCGGTTTGATAAAATTTTCGTTTCCACAAAAAATGGCCGCCATGACGGGATTATATTCAGCTACCTTAATGGTCGGTGGCGCGCTGGGAGCGCAATTAACACCGCTAATTACCCACCTTTCAGGGAATTGGCAAAGTGGGCTAGCATGGCTTGCATTTCCAGCACTGATCGCCCTGATTGCCGTCTTCATGAATATTCGCTCTTCGAACACGAAAAATACGCCAGCTCAGCTGAGTGTATTAACTTATCTTAAGCTGCCCAGAGCATGGCTATTAATGGCGGGATTTGGTTTAGTGAATGCGGGTTATGCAACTGCCGTGACATGGCTGGCACCTTTCTTTCAACAACAAGGATTTAGTGCTACAGAAAGCGGTTCTCTGGTGGCGATTTTAACCGTTTTTCAAGCTGCTGCGGCACTGATGATCCCGGTATTAGCATCCCATAATATTGACCGTCGCTTTTGGCTCACTGTCACGCTGGTGAGCCAAGCATTGGGATTTGCCGGGTTAATCCTGTTTCCTAATACACTACCGTTGCTGTGGGTAGGTCTGCTGGGCTGCGGACTGGGTGGCTGCTTCGCCTTAACCATTATTACCTCTTTAGATCATATCCCTCATCCTGCTAGCGCAGGGATCCTGACTGCCTTAATGCAAGCAGGCGGTTTTATCATCGCCGCTTTTGGACCTTTGGTTGCGGCAGCATTACAGCAATTTAGTCACAGTTTTACCCCTGTTTGGTTGCTGCATTGTGTCCTAGTTATGATGACATTACTGCTATTTTTGCGTTTAAATCCTAAAAAGTATCACCAGATTTTTAGCGTGAAATAA
- a CDS encoding PACE efflux transporter → MQGIKRKVVFITSYEVIGWMISSLALAFLSGNSAGTTGPLALVITTIAVTWNFIFNVVFEYWESKQKSRIRTFRRRFAHAVLFQLTLVVFLIPLIAWWLSISLWQALILDFALIIFIPIYTFFFNWAFDKIFGLPKSALAQEKTTA, encoded by the coding sequence ATGCAAGGTATTAAACGTAAAGTGGTTTTTATTACGAGCTACGAAGTTATTGGCTGGATGATTTCATCGTTGGCACTGGCTTTTCTTTCGGGGAATTCCGCGGGAACCACAGGACCTTTAGCACTGGTGATCACCACGATTGCGGTGACATGGAATTTTATTTTCAATGTGGTATTTGAATATTGGGAATCAAAGCAGAAATCAAGAATTAGAACGTTTAGACGTCGTTTTGCTCATGCGGTGTTATTCCAGCTAACGCTGGTGGTATTTTTGATCCCATTGATTGCATGGTGGTTATCAATATCGCTCTGGCAGGCACTTATTTTAGATTTTGCCCTGATTATCTTTATCCCGATTTATACTTTTTTCTTTAACTGGGCATTTGACAAAATTTTTGGGTTACCAAAATCTGCATTGGCGCAAGAAAAAACCACTGCGTAG
- a CDS encoding LysR family transcriptional regulator, protein MPFNSENLMIFLTVLDKGSFSAAARALHRVPSAISMAIANLEAELGFSLFERHTREPKPTEQALSLAPYARNIVDNLRQLNVFSRELTQGVESTLTIGVAEGVNPNVLVDTLHALSQRYPLMHVELITAPQDDILPLLHSERVQLAIAFGGLYVNAQEQFECIGYESLTATISADYPSNKPNNALYIEDLVQTRQIIVASPHHPISDFRSIVSSHYWRTDSFTMALELVKKGMGWGNLPASLIKTDLEAGLLKRLEFKNTPNGLVLPVHVVCLKGQVLKRGAQECIELLKINMY, encoded by the coding sequence ATGCCATTTAATAGTGAAAACCTGATGATTTTCTTAACTGTGCTCGATAAAGGCTCTTTTTCCGCAGCGGCAAGAGCACTTCATCGAGTCCCTTCCGCGATTAGCATGGCAATTGCCAACCTTGAAGCAGAGCTTGGTTTTTCGCTGTTTGAGCGCCATACGCGAGAACCCAAACCTACGGAACAAGCGCTTTCCCTCGCCCCCTATGCACGAAATATTGTGGATAACTTACGTCAGTTGAATGTTTTCTCACGAGAACTCACTCAGGGGGTGGAGAGTACACTCACAATCGGGGTCGCTGAAGGGGTTAATCCCAATGTGTTAGTTGATACATTGCACGCCCTGAGCCAACGTTATCCGTTGATGCATGTGGAGCTGATCACCGCTCCTCAAGATGATATTTTGCCACTATTGCACAGTGAGCGCGTTCAATTGGCTATCGCTTTTGGTGGGTTATATGTCAATGCTCAGGAACAATTCGAATGTATTGGTTATGAATCATTAACAGCGACCATCAGCGCCGATTATCCCTCTAATAAACCGAATAATGCGCTGTATATCGAAGATCTTGTTCAAACACGCCAGATTATTGTCGCTAGCCCTCACCACCCTATCAGTGATTTCCGCTCTATTGTTTCTAGCCATTATTGGCGTACGGATAGCTTCACGATGGCGTTAGAATTAGTTAAAAAAGGGATGGGTTGGGGAAATTTACCGGCTTCATTAATCAAAACTGATTTAGAGGCAGGTTTACTCAAGCGTTTAGAATTTAAAAACACCCCGAATGGCTTAGTGCTTCCTGTCCATGTGGTCTGTTTAAAAGGTCAAGTACTCAAACGCGGTGCCCAAGAGTGTATCGAGCTTTTAAAAATAAATATGTACTAA
- the hemP gene encoding hemin uptake protein HemP — protein sequence MTKPLSDIIEETTKSTSLTDFAAKNGLIESQKLLGASGKIAIEHRGEIYQLRQTRTGKLILTK from the coding sequence ATGACCAAGCCACTTTCTGACATTATTGAAGAAACCACAAAATCAACCTCACTGACTGATTTTGCTGCTAAAAATGGGCTTATTGAAAGCCAAAAATTATTAGGTGCATCAGGCAAAATTGCCATTGAACACCGCGGTGAAATTTATCAATTGCGCCAAACTCGCACAGGTAAATTAATTCTGACCAAATAG
- a CDS encoding TonB-dependent hemoglobin/transferrin/lactoferrin family receptor — translation MSQVLRLSVLASALLPLMATAQTEKSPTNNNHLTNSHHDVMTVYATGNERDSFNTPMMVTVIKNDSPETKTANNANDILRKVPGIALTGTSRTNGQDISMRGFDRRGILTLVDGVRQGTDTGHINGTFLDPALIKQVEIIRGPSALLYGSGAMGGVIAWETVNAKDLLREGQSQGFRVFTQGATGDHSFGFGGSAFGKTDDFDGLFSFVTKESGDVRLGGGEKMDNKETIANMLGKGTWQLDDAQTLSGQIRYYNNDAYEPKDPQQLATSNDNKKVNRTTRQRDLQATYQLNPDDNSWLNLKATPYYSDVNITSKGKESNYEGRSQKTYGIKLDNRSDIYELPLAAHNFTYGTEAYRQKQTPYAGTTQFPDAEITFAAGFIQDEITLKDLPVSFILGTRYDNYKSTAKGNKDVKEDQWSSKAAVSITPTEWSMLFASYSEAFRAPTMMEMYNDSLHFKGGPISNYWRPNPDLKPESTRTAEYGFGLRFDDLLMARDNLRFKASYFDTKAKDYINTYVNTDRVNWNNNYTTSINTKRAKIWGTDVSLDYTTDYFAWGLAYNHTVGVNEYTGKAIESIKPDSLTSNLSIPVADSGFSVGWLGEFTTHTDFDKTSKLKQQPGYAVHDFYLNYQGDGSLKGLDTSVVLGNAFDKEYYSSQGIPQDGRNAKLLVSFQW, via the coding sequence ATGTCTCAAGTATTACGCTTATCTGTGCTGGCGAGTGCCTTGCTGCCTCTAATGGCAACCGCACAGACTGAAAAATCTCCAACTAACAATAACCATTTAACTAACAGTCACCACGATGTGATGACGGTGTATGCCACGGGTAATGAGCGAGATAGCTTTAATACGCCGATGATGGTTACCGTCATTAAAAATGATTCACCAGAAACCAAAACAGCCAATAATGCTAACGATATTTTGCGGAAAGTGCCGGGCATTGCACTGACAGGAACTAGCCGTACTAACGGTCAAGATATCAGCATGCGCGGATTTGACCGTCGTGGAATTTTGACGTTAGTCGATGGCGTTCGCCAAGGTACGGATACTGGGCACATTAACGGAACATTTCTTGATCCCGCGCTTATCAAACAAGTGGAAATCATTCGCGGTCCATCAGCGCTTTTATATGGCAGCGGCGCGATGGGTGGCGTGATTGCTTGGGAAACCGTGAATGCGAAAGATTTACTGCGTGAAGGTCAAAGCCAAGGTTTCCGCGTTTTCACTCAAGGCGCTACCGGGGATCACAGCTTTGGCTTTGGCGGCTCCGCTTTTGGTAAAACCGATGACTTTGACGGGCTATTCAGCTTTGTGACGAAAGAAAGCGGTGATGTTCGTCTTGGCGGCGGCGAGAAAATGGATAACAAAGAAACCATTGCCAATATGCTCGGTAAAGGCACATGGCAACTGGATGATGCGCAAACCCTGTCGGGACAAATTCGTTATTACAATAATGATGCTTATGAGCCAAAAGATCCGCAACAGCTCGCCACCAGCAACGATAATAAGAAGGTTAACCGCACAACGCGTCAGCGTGACTTGCAAGCAACCTATCAGTTAAATCCAGACGATAATTCATGGCTCAATTTAAAAGCGACTCCGTATTACTCTGATGTAAATATCACCTCCAAAGGGAAAGAATCTAACTACGAAGGACGCAGCCAAAAAACGTATGGTATCAAACTGGATAACCGCTCCGATATCTATGAGTTACCACTCGCTGCACACAACTTTACCTACGGTACTGAAGCGTATCGTCAAAAACAGACCCCTTACGCTGGAACCACTCAGTTCCCTGATGCAGAGATCACCTTTGCGGCTGGCTTTATTCAGGATGAGATTACCTTAAAAGATTTGCCTGTTTCCTTCATTTTGGGAACTCGCTATGACAACTACAAGTCCACCGCCAAGGGCAATAAAGATGTCAAAGAAGATCAATGGTCATCAAAAGCGGCGGTGAGCATCACACCAACCGAGTGGTCAATGCTGTTTGCGTCATACTCTGAAGCTTTCCGTGCTCCAACAATGATGGAAATGTACAACGATTCCCTTCACTTCAAAGGTGGTCCTATTTCCAACTATTGGCGCCCTAACCCAGACTTAAAGCCTGAATCCACACGAACTGCGGAATATGGTTTTGGTTTACGCTTTGATGACTTACTCATGGCTCGCGATAACCTGCGCTTCAAAGCCAGCTATTTCGATACAAAAGCTAAAGATTACATTAACACCTACGTCAATACAGACCGTGTTAACTGGAATAACAACTACACCACATCCATTAATACCAAGCGCGCTAAAATTTGGGGAACGGATGTGTCATTGGATTACACCACCGACTACTTTGCGTGGGGTCTCGCCTATAACCACACCGTCGGCGTCAATGAATATACAGGCAAAGCCATTGAATCCATTAAACCGGATTCACTCACCAGTAATCTCTCTATTCCAGTTGCAGACAGCGGTTTCTCTGTGGGCTGGTTAGGTGAGTTTACGACTCATACCGATTTCGATAAAACATCCAAATTGAAGCAACAACCAGGCTACGCCGTTCATGATTTCTATCTAAATTATCAAGGAGATGGAAGTCTTAAAGGGTTAGATACCAGTGTTGTTTTAGGAAATGCTTTTGACAAAGAGTATTACTCCTCTCAGGGGATTCCCCAAGATGGTCGTAATGCTAAGCTGCTCGTCAGCTTCCAATGGTAA
- a CDS encoding hemin-degrading factor has product MNSALFERYQQAKADNKARYARDLAAYLNVSEGELLHSRVGRDKAKRLSIDAPTLLTALEAVGPVKAITRNEYVVHEQVGRYENAKFSPHGGLILNPRALDLRMFFSHWDSIFTLSEEAKRGERHSIQFFDKHGDALHKVYTTDETDMDAWNALIEKYVTTENPLLSVEKVQPHHAQPISDELKQQLDQEWRNMTDVHQFFILLKKNNLSRQQVFRAVSDDLAWQVPNDSFNQLVNTAFADQNEIMIFVGNRGCVQIFTGKIKRLMPHQTEGSDIKWLNIFNPDFTLHMIENGVAECWVTRKPTEDGFVTSLEVFDDQGNQIAQMYGQRTEGTPEQEHWRQQVMSLPRI; this is encoded by the coding sequence GTGAATTCAGCACTTTTCGAACGTTATCAACAAGCCAAAGCAGATAATAAAGCTAGGTATGCGAGAGACCTCGCTGCTTATCTGAATGTTTCTGAAGGGGAATTACTGCATAGCCGCGTTGGGCGCGATAAGGCTAAACGCCTGAGCATTGATGCGCCAACGTTATTAACTGCTTTGGAGGCTGTCGGTCCAGTCAAGGCTATTACCCGTAATGAGTATGTGGTCCATGAGCAAGTCGGGCGCTATGAGAATGCTAAATTTAGCCCTCACGGCGGTTTAATTCTTAATCCACGCGCACTGGATTTGCGTATGTTTTTCTCTCATTGGGACAGCATTTTTACGCTCTCTGAAGAGGCTAAACGAGGTGAACGTCATAGTATCCAATTCTTTGATAAACATGGCGATGCACTGCACAAAGTGTATACCACCGATGAAACCGATATGGATGCATGGAATGCGCTTATCGAAAAATACGTAACCACCGAAAACCCACTATTATCCGTTGAAAAAGTGCAGCCACACCACGCTCAGCCAATTAGCGATGAGCTAAAACAACAGCTTGACCAAGAGTGGCGCAATATGACGGATGTTCACCAATTTTTCATCTTATTGAAGAAAAATAACTTAAGCCGTCAACAAGTGTTCCGCGCTGTCAGTGATGATTTAGCTTGGCAGGTGCCAAATGATTCATTCAATCAGCTGGTTAATACAGCTTTCGCTGATCAAAACGAAATTATGATTTTCGTAGGTAACCGTGGATGTGTGCAAATTTTCACAGGCAAAATCAAACGCTTGATGCCACACCAAACTGAAGGTTCTGACATCAAATGGCTGAATATTTTCAACCCTGATTTCACGCTGCATATGATTGAAAATGGTGTTGCAGAGTGTTGGGTCACTCGTAAACCAACGGAAGATGGTTTTGTGACAAGCCTGGAAGTGTTTGATGACCAAGGCAATCAAATCGCACAAATGTACGGACAACGCACTGAAGGGACGCCAGAGCAAGAACACTGGCGCCAGCAAGTCATGTCCCTGCCAAGAATCTAA
- a CDS encoding heme/hemin ABC transporter substrate-binding protein: protein MKQWLLMVITLATSLVAHGADRLVTLGGDVTEIVYALGAQDSLVGRDSSSLHPEQATKLPDVGYMRTLNPEGVLSLRPTLVLASELSQPSISLTQIEKSGVKVIKVTGKPKLEAIPEKITTIANAVGLPENGKKLVEQFNAELLAIPTSPLNKKVVFLMSHGGIQPMAAGQKTAADSMIKAVGAQNAMQNFSSYRPLSQEGLIYSQPDLVVISEQGVKSLGGVDKVWELPGLALTPAGKNRALLVVDDTGMLSFSLSTPKVMQQLREALEKSE from the coding sequence ATGAAACAATGGCTTCTAATGGTAATCACACTGGCAACCTCATTGGTTGCCCATGGCGCTGACCGTTTAGTGACACTCGGTGGCGATGTAACTGAAATTGTCTATGCGCTCGGCGCACAAGATAGTCTGGTTGGGCGCGACAGTAGCAGTTTACATCCCGAGCAAGCAACTAAGTTGCCCGATGTCGGCTATATGCGAACACTAAACCCAGAAGGCGTGCTCTCTTTGCGTCCAACGTTGGTGCTCGCCAGTGAGCTTTCCCAACCTTCAATTTCATTAACCCAAATTGAAAAAAGCGGCGTTAAAGTGATTAAAGTGACAGGAAAACCGAAATTAGAAGCCATTCCTGAAAAAATCACCACCATCGCCAATGCGGTGGGATTACCCGAGAACGGAAAAAAGTTAGTCGAACAATTTAATGCCGAGCTACTCGCCATCCCCACTAGCCCTCTGAATAAAAAAGTGGTTTTCTTAATGAGCCATGGTGGAATACAACCGATGGCAGCTGGGCAAAAAACGGCAGCCGATAGCATGATCAAGGCCGTTGGTGCACAAAATGCCATGCAAAACTTCTCTAGCTATCGTCCGCTATCTCAAGAAGGTCTTATTTACAGCCAGCCAGACCTCGTCGTGATCTCTGAGCAAGGTGTAAAATCCTTAGGTGGCGTTGACAAAGTTTGGGAATTACCGGGGTTAGCACTCACTCCTGCAGGAAAAAATCGTGCTCTTTTAGTCGTGGATGATACTGGTATGTTGAGCTTCAGCTTAAGCACCCCCAAAGTCATGCAGCAGTTAAGAGAGGCGTTAGAAAAAAGCGAATGA